In Daucus carota subsp. sativus chromosome 4, DH1 v3.0, whole genome shotgun sequence, one DNA window encodes the following:
- the LOC108218689 gene encoding adagio protein 1 produces MEWDSNSDVSGDDEGFLLNDGGPFPFPIDSLLQPAPCGFVVTDALEPDHPIIYVNSVFEMVTGYLAEEVLGRNCRFLQCRGPYAKRRHPLVDSSVVSEIRRCLEKGIEFKGELLNFRKDGSPLINKLRMIPIYGDDDTIIHIIGVQFFTEANLDLGPLLRSSIKEAASAQDRFRSSLSSDRLLQDGSRNIAHGGCGILHLSDEVLSHNILSRLGPRDIASVGSVSKRLYMVTKNEDLWRMVCQSAWGSETTRVLEAVPGAKRLGWGRLARELTTLEAAAWKKITVGGMVEPSRCNFSACAVGNRVVLFGGEGVNMEPMNDTFVLDLNCNNPEWRHVKVSSPPPGRWGHTLSCVNGSNLVVFGGCGQQGLLNDVFVLDLDAKHPTWREISGLAPPLPRSWHSSCTLDGSKLIVSGGCADSGVLLSDTFLLDLSIEKPIWREIPAAWTPPSRLGHTLSVYGGRKILMFGGLAKSGPLRFRSSDVYTMDLSEDEPCWRSVTGSGMPGAGNPGGLAPPPRLDHVAISLPGGRILVFGGSVAGLHSASQLYILDPTEDQPTWRILNVPGRPPRFAWGHSTCVVGGTRAIVLGGQTGEEWMLGDLHELALAGPV; encoded by the exons ATGGAGTGGGACAGTAATTCAGATGTAAGTGGAGATGACGAGGGCTTCTTGTTGAACGACGGTGGGCCCTTTCCGTTTCCGATTGATAGTTTGTTACAACCGGCGCCATGTGGCTTTGTTGTTACCGATGCTTTGGAGCCCGACCATCCTATTATTTATGTCAATTCGGTTTTCGAGATGGTTACGGGCTATTTAGCTGAAGAAGTTCTCGGTCGTAATTG TCGTTTCTTGCAATGCAGAGGTCCATATGCAAAAAGAAGGCATCCATTGGTAGACTCTTCAGTTGTGTCAGAGATAAGAAGATGTCTAGAAAAAGGGATTGAATTTAAGGGCGAATTGCTGAACTTCAGGAAGGATGGATCTCcactaataaataaattacgtaTGATCCCTATATATGGAGATGATGACACAATAATACATATAATCGGTGTTCAGTTCTTCACTGAAGCAAATTTGGACTTGGGCCCACTGCTTAGGTCTTCAATAAAGGAAGCTGCTAGTGCACAAGATCGTTTTCGTTCTAGTCTTTCTTCTGATCGTCTACTTCAAGATGGGAGCAGGAATATTGCTCACGGGGGTTGTGGGATACTGCACTTGAGTGATGAAGTCTTATCTCATAATATCCTTTCACGTTTGGGTCCTAGAGATATTGCATCTGTTGGCTCTGTCAGTAAGCGGCTTTATATGGTAACAAAGAATGAAGATCTTTGGAGAATGGTTTGCCAAAGTGCCTGGGGTAGTGAAACAACTAGAGTTTTGGAGGCAGTTCCTGGGGCAAAGAGACTAGGCTGGGGTCGATTGGCAAGGGAGCTGACCACTCTCGAAGCAGCAGCATGGAAGAAAATAACTGTTGGAGGAATGGTTGAACCTTCACGTTGCAACTTCAGCGCATGTGCAGTTGGAAACCGTGTGGTTCTTTTTGGCGGGGAGGGAGTCAACATGGAGCCGATGAATGATACTTTTGTATTGGATTTGAATTGCAACAACCCTGAGTGGCGACATGTCAAAGTGAGTTCTCCACCTCCTGGGCGTTGGGGTCACACACTTTCTTGTGTGAATGGATCTAATCTAGTTGTATTTGGAGGTTGTGGGCAACAGGGTTTACTGAATGATGTCTTTGTATTGGATTTGGATGCCAAGCATCCAACATGGCGTGAGATCTCTGGTTTGGCTCCTCCTCTTCCAAGGTCTTGGCATAGCTCCTGCACCCTTGATGGGAGCAAGTTGATTGTTTCCGGAGGTTGTGCAGATTCTGGAGTACTTCTTAGTGATACTTTTCTGCTGGATCTTTCAATTGAGAAGCCAATTTGGAGAGAGATACCCGCAGCATGGACCCCACCTTCTCGACTTGGTCACACACTCTCTGTTTATGGGGGAAGGAAAATTCTTATGTTTGGTGGACTTGCAAAGAGTGGTCCGCTGCGGTTTCGTTCAAGTGATGTATATACTATGGATCTGAGTGAAGATGAACCTTGTTGGAGAAGTGTTACCGGGAGTGGGATGCCGGGTGCTGGTAATCCAGGAGGTTTAGCTCCTCCTCCGAGGCTGGATCATGTAGCTATAAGCCTCCCTGGTGGCAGGATTCTGGTATTTGGTGGGTCCGTGGCAGGGCTTCACTCGGCCTCACAACTCTATATACTGGATCCAACAGAGGACCAGCCTACATGGAGGATACTAAATGTACCCGGGCGCCCTCCAAGATTTGCTTGGGGACACAGCACCTGTGTTGTTGGAGGGACAAGAGCGATTGTCCTTGGAGGCCAGACTGGTGAGGAATGGATGCTGGGTGATCTTCATGAGCTGGCTTTAGCAGGTCCAGTCTGA